The Aeromonas jandaei genomic interval TGGGCAAGGAGAAGGGCTTCTCGGTCGGCCGCTTCGAGCCTGACTACCTGACCTTGAGCCCGGCTGCGCTGGTCTGGCACGAGGGGCAGATCGTCGGCTTTGCCAACCTCTGGGTGAGCGATAACAAGGAGATGCTCTCCATCGATCTGATGCGCTACAGCCTGGATACCGGCACCGCCCCCATAATGGATTTTCTCTTTGTCGAGCTGCTGCTGTGGGGCAAGGCGCAAGGGTACACCAGCTTCAATCTGGGGATGGCCCCCATGTCCGGCTTCAACGATCACCCGCTCAACAGCTACTGGGCCCGTCTTGGCAATACCCTGTTTGTGCGTGGCAGCCGTTTTTACAACTTTCAGGGGCTCAGACGCTACAAGGAGAAATTTTCGCCCCGCTGGGAACCCCGCTACCTGCTCTGCAGCAGCAAGCTGGTACTGCCCAGAACCCTGACTCACCTGATCACCCTGATTAGCCGCGGCCCGCTGGGGCTGATCAAGAAATAGGAGCATGGCCAATGAGAGCCTTGATATTGCTGTTACTCAGTCTCGTACTGCCCGTTTCATCTTTTGCGGCGCACGCCGCCCCGGTCAAGGATGACCTGAGCCTGATTGAGCTGCCGGTCAAGCAGCCATCCGACGCCCCCATGGTGATCTTTCTCAGCGGCGATGGTGGCTGGGCGGCCCTCGACAAGGGGTTGAGCGCCCAGTTTCAGCTGCACGGCATGCCGGTCGTGGGCTGGAGCTCCCTGACCTACTACTGGAAGAAGAAAACCCCGGAGCAGGTGACCGCCGATCTGGAGCGGATCCTCGATGATTATCAGGCGCGCTGGCAGCGCCCCCGCTGGCTGCTGGTCGGCTTTTCGTTTGGTGCCGAGATTGTCCCCTTCGTCATCAACCGGTTGCCGGAGCACTATCGTCAGGGGCTGGTCGGGGCCGTAATGCTCTCCCCCTCCACCAGCTCGGACTTCGAGATCCACGTCAGCGACATGCTGACCCACAAGGCGCGCAGCTATCCGACCGAGCCGCAGGTGAAAACCATCCGGGATCTGCCGATGGTCTGCCTGCAAGGTGCCGATGACGATGACGACGACCGCCTCTGCCCCCGTCTCAACCAACCCAACGTCACCACCGTCACTCTGCCGGGCGGCCACCACTTTGAGGATGATTACCCGGTGCTCTATCAGGCCATCACCAAGCACATGACCCTCACCACACCCTGAGCGGCGATGAAAACAGAGAGGGCGACCACAGGGTCGCCCTCTCTTTTTGTATTCGGGCTCTCGTCAACTACGGCTGATCACCACCAGCCCAGCAGATTGCGGCCGGTCAGCGCCCCCCACACCAACACGTTGAGCGCCAGCGCGATAAAGACGGCGGCAGAGCCCATGTCCTTGGCCCGACCGGAGAGCTCGTGATGTTCGGAGCCAATTCTGTCTACCACCGCCTCGACGGCGGAGTTGAGGATCTCCACGATCACCACCAGCCAGCTGATGACCATCAGCAGCAGGATCTGGGTCAGCCCATCCCCCACCAGAAAGGCCAGCGGCATCAGCAATATGATCAGCAGCAGCTCCTGACGAAAGGCAGCCTCATGCAGCCAGGCGGACGAAAGCCCCTTCATGCTGTAACGGGTGGCATGGATAATCCGGGTGATCCCTGTAGCGCCAGGTTTGGCCATTTTCGCTTCCTCTTTTGATGGCAATCGGCTCCATTTCGTACATAGCATCTAAACAAATGAAGCGAGTCATACATTAAAACTGAACAATTTCGGGGATAAAAAAGGGGCGCAGTGGCGCCCCGAGTCGGCCCTCACCTTACTGCACGGTGCGGCATTGGCTGAAAATATCGAGCCGCTTGTCGTACACCGCCGTGCTGACATCCCAGATCCCGAGCACAGAGGAGAAGAGGTTGTCATGGGAGTAGCGATTGTCTGCCGCTTTTTGCTGCAGGCAGTCCAGATCCATCCCCTTCTCTTTGGCAAAGCCCGGCGACATCCAGACCTGCATTGGCACCCGGGTCTGATCGTCAGGGGCAAACTTGTAGGGCGTGCCATGCAGGTAGAGCCCCATCGCCCCCAGCGACTCGCCGTGATCAGAGAGGTAGATCAACGCCGTGTTGTACTTATCTTCATACTTTTTCAGCTTGGTGATCAGCTCGGCAATCACGTAATCGGTGTAGCGGATGGTGTTGTCATAGGTGTTGACCAGCTCTTCATCGCTGCAGTTCTCGATGTCGCTGCGCGGGCAGTCCGGCACGAACTGGCGATGGTTATCCGGATAGCGTTTGTAGTAGGTCGGACCGTGGCTGCCGATCAGATGGAAACCGACCAGCTTGTCGCCCTTCATCTGCGCCACCTCGTCGTCGAGGTTCTGCAGCACGACCTCGTCATAGCAGGTGTTCTTGTCGCAGAACTGCGGGTGATCTTTTGGCTTGATCTCGATGTTGGGCACCCGATCGCACACCCCTTTGCAGCCGCCATCGTTCTCCTTCCAGAAGATGGAGACCCCGCTTCTTTGCAGCACATCGAGCAGACCTTCGCTATTGCGGGCCCGGTTGTCATCAAACTCCTTGCGCCCCATGTTGGAGAACATGCAGGGCACCGACACCGCTGTGGCCGTGCCGCAAGAGCGCACGTCCTTGAAGGAGATCACGCCCCCGGCTTGGCTGGTAAAGGGGTTGGTCTCTTTCTCATAGCCGTTCATCGAGAAGTTCTTGCCGCGGGCTGTCTCCCCCACCACCAGGAACATCAGGGTCGGTTTATCCTCTTTCACGACTCGCTTGGCATCATCACCCAGGGTGGTGAACGGAATGGGCTCGGCGACGTAACGTTTGTAGAGATACTTGGTGGTACTGTAGACAAAGTTGGCCGGCACTATCTCGCGATTGAGCGTCTGGTTGTTGCGCCCGACCGAGACGTAATCCTGATAGTAAAACGCCGCTATGATGCCCACGACAGCCAGGGATGCTGCCATGGAGAGGGCGCGCTGAAACAGCCCCAGATACCATTTTTTCGGGTACTCGATTTTGACAAAGAAGAGCAGCACGGCAGGCAATACACCGGCCAGTGCAACCCAAAGCACGATGGGCAGGCTGACATAGGAGTAGGCCTCGCTCTGGTTGGTCTCGAAGATGTTCTGGATCATCTCCTGATCGAACATGACCCGATACTTCAGCATGGTGTAACTGACGATGGCGCCAGTCACAAAGAGAAACGCAAAGAAGGGTTTCAGCAGATAGCGTAGGGAGAAGGGCATGAAGACGAAGTTGAGCGCCGCCACCAGCAGCACCGGGATCGATATGGCAAACCCGATCTTGAAGTGCTCCAGATTGCTGAGGATATCGTAGAAGTGAAGCAACACGGGCCAGTTAAGCAGGAAGGCAAATATCAGTGCCAACAGGAAAATAAAGGGTACAACTCTGATTTTTACCACTGAAACTGACCTCTTGAATCAAATGCCGGAAAATTGAACGCAGCCTGAACCAAGGCTGCATCGGGATATTAACAGAGCTAGTTGAGAACTCTCTCAACTAGTCAGTAACACCTTGTTACAATGTGAGCTTTATCAACTATTGAATTGCTGGCGGACAATAAAACTTGAACCTTAAGGAATAATTAAGAGCCCGCTGATACCCGCAAAGTTTGCATCTGGTCAAAAATGATCTTTTCTTGCCATCCCCTCTGTAACCTTAAGCCTCTCTTAAGAAATCCCCGACATGCTCATTGCTGACGGCTCTTCGTCAAACCACAGGATGGTGCATTATGCATAACAGCGTCGCTCACTCAGTCAGCAAGGTGCCGGAGATCACTCTGGCATTCTGGTTCACCAAAATATTGGCAACGACCCTGGGAGAAACCGGAGGAGATGCGGTATCCATGTCGATGGATCTCGGCTATCTGGTCAGTACCGGCATCTTTGCCGTTATCTTCTTTATTGCCGTCGGCGCCCAGATTTCTGCCAAGCGCTATAACCCGGCGCTCTACTGGACAACCATTATCGCCACCACCACAGTGGGCACCACGTTGGCAGACTTTGCCGACCGTTCACTGGGGATGGGCTATGCAGGCGGGTCAACCCTGCTGTTCCTGCTGCTGATGGGATCTTTTCTGGTGTGGTACAAATTTCAGGGCAGCATAGCGACCAGTGACATCAGTTCATCCAGAACCGAGATGTTCTACTGGATCACCATCATGTTCTCCCAGACGCTGGGTACCGCGCTGGGTGACTGGGTGGCCGATGATGGTGGCTTTGGCTATACCGGCAGCATGGTGCTCTTTGGCGGTATCTTGCTGGCCATTGTCGCAACCTACCTGCTGACCCGGGTCTCACGCACCCTGCTCTTCTGGGCGGCTTTCATCATCACTCGCCCGCTGGGGGCTGTGGTGGGGGATTTCCTCGACAAGCCGCTTGGCAAAGGGGGGCTGGAGCTTAACAGATACTCCGCCTCGGCAGCCTTATTGGCCGCCATTGCCCTGCTGGTCTATCTCTCCACCCTGAAAAAACGGACAGTTATCCAGCAGGAGCTGGCTCCTGAGTAAGGCGACAGCCTTATAGCCAGAGGCCTACCGGTGAAAAAGCAGAAAAGCAAAAAGCCCTGACGTTTCCGTCAGGGCTTTGCAATGTGGCGGTGAGGGAGGGATTCGAACCCTCGATACGTTGCCGTATACACACTTTCCAGGCGTGCTCCTTCAGCCACTCGGACACCTCACCAAATTTTGGTCTGTTGTTTAACGTGTTCAGCCAACACGGTGTTCGCTGCGCCGTTGCGCTGGAACGGGGCGTAATTTAGGGGAAAGCCCCGCCCGCGTCAACGGCTTTTTTGGCAAAACAGATCGTTCGCGGAATTAATGTACAGATTCCGGCGCAACCTGCATTTCAGGCAGGTTGAGGAAGCCCAAACGCTCGCATTCGGAAACCACTTCATGGGTCGCGGCAATGGTGCTCTGCACAAACAGCAGGAACTGCTCGACACTCAGGCCCGCCTTGGTAAACACGGTGTGGCCAATGACCAGACGCGGCAGGTTGTCGTCGATGATATCGAGGAATACCTTGAGCGAGGGGTACTGCATATTGAAGCGACCGAGTTCAGCCACCAGCGGCAACAGGGCCGAAGGACGCACTTCCAGCTCGGATGAGAACAGCAGACCTTCCTCTTCCACGAAGATCCGGCTCTCCTGAATGCCATCGACCGACTGCAAGGAGACAATGTGGATACCATGGCACTGATCGCAAACGTAGTGCTCGATACGAGCCTGTTGCAACCAACGCATGATCATTTCGGAGCTGGGGATATTCATTATTTCCACGATAAGATTGGGATCGAGGGGCGCAGTCTAAACCAATTTTCCGGCAACCAAAAGCACGCCAGCCCAATAACCGCGCAGCTTGCTTCTTTTTGGCAAGCGCTATGCATATACTCAGCCCAATCCACGGCTACGCTTGCCCCACAGGGGGCCCCATGACCATCCAAGAAAAGTATCGCCTCCATCTGAAATCCCTCTCGGATGAACTGCTCGCCCTGCAAAAACCCATTCGCATTCTGGATGCCATCAAGTGGCCACGACAGACCCAGGAACGCTTTCTGGCCGATGGGGGGCGCACCCTGCCTGCCATCGACCACCGCTTCTACGAGTCCCTCCCCCTTGGCTTTGAGCCACGCAACAAATACCTCGAACTCAAGGCGCTGCGAGACAGGATCCGCAGAAAACTGGCACCACAAGATGATCTGGGGCTCATCCTGCAAGAGACGGTCGATCAGTACATGGTGGTGATCGAGATGCTGCGCCAGCGCGGCCAGTCCGATTTTCAGCGTTATAGCCAGCTGCTCTACGGCTCGGCCAGCGATCATCTGCGCGGCGATCGCAAGACCCTCAAGGAGCTGGGTGCTCGCCTGTGCGATATCTTCTCCCTGCCCGGCGCTCGCCATCTGGTACGCCCCTACCCCAAGGAGTTCGAAGGGGAAGCGGCGGTGGCCAAATTGCAGGGCAAGCTGTCGAGCTATTTCAGTGACGGCACAGTGCAGGTCAAGCTGAGCGATGGCATCGTGTCGGATGCAGCGGCCGGCGGCGATTACATCAAGCTCAACTCCCACGCCCGCTTCTCCGAGCTCGATCTGCAAGTGCTGGAAGTACATGAGGGGTGGGTACATGTAGGCACCACCCTAAACGGCCGCCAGCAGCCCTATGCCACCTGGCTGAGCGCAGGTTCGCCGCGTATTACCGCCTGTCAGGAGGGGTTGGCCGTCCTGATAGAGACCCTCACCTTTAGCTCCTTCCCGGATCGGGCCAAGCGCATCTCCGATCGGGTGATGGCCATCGACATGGCCGAGCGTGGTGCCGACTTTATCGAGGTGTTTCAGCACTTTGTGAGACAGGGCACCAGCGAGCACGATGCCTACAAGATCACCCAACGGGTATTTCGTGGCGGCATGGTCGAAGGGGGGGCCTGCTTTACCAAGGACCTCTCCTATGTGAGGGGTTATGTGGAGACGGTCAACTTCATCCGCAGCGCCGTGCTGGAAGGAGTACCCGAGATCCTGCCGATGCTGTTTGTCGGCAAGGTGACGCTGGACGATATTCCGGTGATCTATCAGCACTATCTGGAGGGATTGATCGCCACCCCCCGCTACCTGCCGCCGATGTTTCGCGATCTCACCGGCCTCTATGTCTGGTTTGGCTTTGCCTCCGGCATGTCGCTGGTCGATATCGGCCGGGTACAGCAGCACTTTCGTCAGCTGTTTCACCGCTTGCCGGTGGCTGATCCCATTATTGCCCCCGTCGATATCGAGATCGACTGAACTGCCAATAGAGAAAAAGGGCGCCAGATTGGCGCCCTTTTTATTCGTACCTTGTCCAAAGCTCGGGTTATTTGAACGCCCGCCCCTCCAGATAGTGTTTGCGGCAGAGCGACACATAGCGATCGTTACCACCGATCTCTACCTGCTCGCCATCGCGCATCACCTGCCCGGCTTCATTGACCCGGGAATTCATATGCGCCTTGTTGCCACACCAGCAGATGCTCTTCAGCTCTTCGAACTTGTCGGCCAGACAGAGCAGATGGTAGGAGCCGGGAAACAACTCGCCACGAAAATCGGTCTTGAGGCCGTAGGCAATCACCGGAATATCCTGCTCGTCAACGATACGGGCCAACTGATAGACCTGCTCCTTGGTCAGGAACTGAGCCTCATCCACGATAAACACATCGATGTGCTTGTTGGCATGGCGCTCTTTGACCATCTCGAACAGATCGCAGGTATCGCTGAACACTTCCACTCTCAGCTCGAGACCCACCCGGGCACTGATCACGCCGACACCGAAACGATCGTCGATGGCAGGGGTCATGGCCAGCGGGTGCATCCCCCGCTCCAGATAGTTGAAGTGTGCCTGAATGAGCTGGGTCGATTTGCCTGAATTCATGGTGGCAAACTTGTAGTGCAGTGAAGCCATGATACTGTTCCGAAACTGAATTTATGGGGCGCATGCTAACCAAAGCCCCCGCCAAAACCAAGGGGCCCGTGGGCCCCTTGCTCTATTAATGTTATGCCGTCGCGAGCGCTGGCTGCGCTTTGGCCTTTTTCAGGTGGTAACTGGTAAAGAGCACAAACCAGAGGGCGCTGACACTGAAACCGGCAAAACCGGAGTGCATCAACCCCATCACCAGATAACCGAGAGCGGCACCGAAGGCGATGGCCAGCGCATAGGGGAGCTGGGTCATCACGTGATCGATGTGATGGCAACCTGCCCCCGTCGCAGAGAGGATGCTGGTACTGGAGATGGGAGAGCTGTGATCCCCGAACACCGAGCCCGCCAAAACAGCAGCCAGCATCGGCAGCATCAGACTGATATCGCTGGCCGCAGCCATGTCACCAGCCAGCGGCAACATGATACCGAAGGTGCCCCAGCTGGTGCCGGTGGCAAACGCCATGGCACAGGAGAGGATGAAGACCACAGCCGGCAGCACCTCGATTGGCAGATTGCCGTTGGCCAGAGATGCCAAGTACTTACCGGTCTCCACATCGCGCACTACGGCACCGATGGCTCATGCAAACAGCAGGATATTGATGGCCGGCAACATGGCCATGACGCCTTGCGGGGCAGCCTTGATCCAGTTCTTGGCGCCGAGCTTCAGACGCATCGCCAGACCGATGGAGACCACCAGACTGCAGATCGCGCCATAGACCAGCGAGGAGCCCACATTGGTGTTTTCAAACGAACCGAGCACGCTAAATGGCAGCCCTTTTTCGCTCAGGGCAGCGGCACCCGAGTCAATCATGAAATAGACGGTGGCGGCGGTCAGAGTCAGGATCGGCAGCACCATGTCGATCATGCCGCCATTGCTCTCCTCCGGGCTATCCATATCCAGCCCGATGGGACGCCCCTTGGATTCATCCCACAGCTTGCCTTCCAGCGCCCACTGCTCGTGTTGACGCATCGGGCCGATATCGAGCTGAAACGCGATGACGACCAGCACCATGATCAGGGTAAAGACGGCGTAGAGGTTCATCGGGATCATCTCGACGAACGCAGAGATGGGGCTCTGATCGGTCAGACCGTGCGCCGCCATGATGCCACCAACCAGCGCGATGATATAAGCGCCCCAGGAAGAGATCGGCATCAGTACGCAGACTGGCGCAGCAGTGGAGTCCAGCAGATAAGCCAGCTTGGCACGGGAGATCTGGAAGCGGTCGGTCACCGGACGGCAGATAGCGCCCACCGACAAGCTATGGAAGAAGTCATCGATAAAGAAGGCAAACACCATCATGCCGGTGAGGGTCTTGGCCCCTTTGCGGGTCTTGGCGCGCTTGGCGGCCCACTCGGCAAAGGCACGGGTTGCACCGGATACGCTCATCAGACTGATGAGGCCGCCAAGCAGCAGCATAAAGAGCAGCATGTTGATGTTGTCACGGTTAAGTGCGCCATCAACCCAGAAAATCTTCAGCACGGTACCCAGCAGATATTGCAGGGAGTCGAGGGGGGAAAACTGATTGAGCAACAGACTGCCAGTTAAAATCCCGACGCCAAGTGACAGCAGCACACGGCGGGTCAGGATCGCTAGGGCGACAGCCAATAAGGGGGGAAGTACGGACCAACCGGAGTCGGCAAAATGACTAATGTCCATGATCTCTTTTCACCTAAAGAAAACAGGTGGAGATCTACCGAGAGGATCTAAAGAAACAAAACCTATGGGGAGGTTATACTCCTCAGCCCCTTCAGGTAGCGCTCCATAGTGGATGACTATGGCAGTCCTGCACCTATTAGATGCAGAACCAGCAGCCCGGTATGATGGCCTGGCCACTTCGGCGCTGACTCCTTTCCTTGTGCATCATCGGCATCACCCTCCGCACAAGTAGTCATAGGCAGCGCGCCTCTACTTAAAGGTATTCGAGAGACATTTTATCCAGCTGGCGGCTTATAGCAAGTTTTTTGATTAAATAATCATGATGTATGACGTTAGTACCCAAAAAGGTAGTCAATTGATGCAGCCTAGCTTCTTTTTGCGACACATTTAACCAATCAAAGCCTCATAAGCATCCATTAATATGATTGAATGCCGAATATAATCACTCGTGATGACGATTTATCTTCTACTTATTATTTTTGCCCTTCTTGACTTATTTAAAGTGACACGTAAAAATCAGGATGAACATAATATTTCCTTCTGACTTGACGTGGACAATCCTATGAATGAATTTTTGAAAGTGCTGCTTAATATCCGCAGTCTGCGTGCCACCTGCCGTGAACTCTCTCTGGAGCAGCTGGAAGAAGCGCTGGAAAAACTCTCAGCAATCGTTGCCGAACGTCAGCAGGATGAAGCCGCTGAGCGTCAGGCTCGTGAAGAGCATCTGCGTAAAATCAATGAATATACCGAAATGCTGAAAGCTGCCGGTATTGATCCTGCAGAGCTGGTCAGCGCTGTTGCAGCTACTCCAGCCAAGGCAGAAAAAGCCAAGCGCGCCCCTCGCCCTGCCAAATATCGTTATGATGATAACGGTGTAGAGAAGACCTGGATCGGTCAGGGTCGTATGCCTTCTGCTATTGCCAAAGCAGTTGAAGCAGGTAAATCACTGGAAGATTTCGCTATCTGATTTCAGTGATAGATACCAATAAAAAACCTCGCTATTGCGAGGTTTTTTATTGGCTACGTTCTGAATGTTTATCTGCGATCAGTGGCTTTGACCCAGAATACTTCTTGTCCCTCTGACCGGCAGATAAGATAGCGGGCAATGGTAAAGAACCAGTCGCTCATCCGGTTGAGATAGGCCAGCGCATCGGGATTGACGCACTCTTCGCGACTCAGGGTCAACAGCAGGCGCTCGCAGTGACGAACTAGCGTCCGCACCACATGGGCCTGCGCCGCCGCACGGGAGCCGCCAGGCAGAATAAACTGGCGCAACGGCGGCAAATGTTCGCTGTAGCTGTCGATCTGTTGTTCCAGTCTGACAATCCAGCTCTCATTGACTTGCCAAATTGACTCATTTTGGGCTGCGCTGGAAAATGCCAATTCACCGCCCAGATCAAATAGCTCTTGCTGCAACAACTGCAGATCCGCCAATAAACCGGCTTCTTGCTGGGGGATCTCGCAAATCAGCAGACCTATATGAGAGTTGAGCTCGTCAATATAGCCATAGGTTTCTACCCGCAAATGATCCTTGGCCAAACGGGTACCATCGGCCAAACGGGTCATCCCCTTGTCACCCTGCCGGGTATATATTCTCATTCTGACATCCTGTTAATAATGGGAATAATCATTGACTCCAACCCGTTGAGCTTGATCTCGTATGCAAGAGCCAATGTCTGGCCCAGCTTACCCGCCGGAAAACCACTGCGGGCCATCCACACCAGATAAGGCTCCGGAATATCGATGATACGCCGCCCCTGATATTTGCCGTAAGGCATTTTATGGCTCAGGGTAAGCAGCACCTGCTCATCGGATAGCCACTCCATATTAATCGATATCCAGATATTTATGGGTCTGAATAGAGAGTCGCCAATTACGGGCAATACAGGTTGCCATCGCGAGCTGGGTGGCTCGTGGTTTCTGACTGATAGGCTGCAATGCGATAACAACATCCGGACGCAGGTTTGCGGTAACCAACAGAGCATCAAGCTCTTCAATATGATGTTCTGTTGCCACCGGATGCTTGATCTCGTTGGCCCGCTCAAGTGCAGAGACCAGCACCGGCAACCCGCCTTTCATGCCGATCTTGGGTGATACCGTGACCCAGGTCTGCTCATGAGTCTTGATTTCGCTAGTACCACTGGTTTCAATCTGAACCTGATAACCCGCTGCCAACAGCGCTGACGAGAGCTCGGTCAGATCGTAGAGACAGGGCTCGCCACCGGTGATCACCACATGACGCGCCTGATAGCCAAGCTCGACAAAGCTGGCGAGGATCTGCTCGGTAGTGAGCTGGCTCCAGCAATCCGACTCGTTGGAGCGATCCAGCACATGCTCTCTGCCCACTTCACGAGCAGGATCGACCACCCAGGTATGTCGGGTATCGCACCAGGGGCAGCCCACCGGGCACCCTTGCAGGCGAACGAAGATGGCAGGCAGGCCGGTAAAGACCCCCTCCCCCTGGATGGTCTGGAATATCTCGTTGATTGGGTAGTGCATCTTGGTCACAGCTTGTTGCAAAAGCCGCGGATTATACCCCAATCATCAGCCAGAGGCAGGCTCATGCTCCGCTTTTCTCACCCAGTCCGGTTTTCTCACGCATTTTGGCCATGATCCCCGCTTTGTCTGCCAGATAGCCATGCAATCCGCGGCTACGCAGATTACATGCGGGACAGGTGCCGCAACCATCGCCAGCGATGCCGTTGTAGCAGGTCAGCGTCTGCTGGCGCACCGTATCGAGATGGCCATAGTGATCCGCCAGCGCCCAGGTTTCGGCCTTGTCTAGCCACATCAGCGGTGTTTCAAAACGGATACCGCGATCCAACCCCAGGGAGACCGCCTGATTGAGCGCCTTCACGAACGCGTCGCGACAGTCGGGATAACCGGAAAAATCGGTTTCGCATACCCCGGTGATCACCGCTTCGGCACCGACCTGATAGGCATAGATAGAGGCCAGCGTGAGGAACAGGATATTGCGGCCCGGCACGAAGGTATTGGGCAGGCCATTATCCTGCAGATCACAGCTCACCGGGATATCGTCACGAGTCAGTGCCGAGATAGCCAGTTCGTTGAGCAAGGTAACATCCATCACCTTGTGGGCAGCGACACCCAGCAGTTGCACCAGATGGCGGGCGGTATCGATCTCTTCCCGATGGCGCTGGCCATAGTCGAATGTGATCGCATGGACTTCGTCATAATTGGCCAGCGCCTGCACCAGACAGGTAGTGCTGTCCTGACCGCCACTAAATACCACAACTGCTTTTTTCATACGGAGAACTCCTTGCAATGTCATGTCCGGCGCCCCTCGGCAAAGGCTTGCCACTGGGTATTGAGCCGTTCGAAAAGGGTAAGAAGGGGGGCATAGCGTTCGGGCTCGCCCTCCCATTGAGATAACAGATGGTAGCCCGCCTCTATGGTCGAGAGGGCTTCA includes:
- a CDS encoding AcvB/VirJ family lysyl-phosphatidylglycerol hydrolase; amino-acid sequence: MRALILLLLSLVLPVSSFAAHAAPVKDDLSLIELPVKQPSDAPMVIFLSGDGGWAALDKGLSAQFQLHGMPVVGWSSLTYYWKKKTPEQVTADLERILDDYQARWQRPRWLLVGFSFGAEIVPFVINRLPEHYRQGLVGAVMLSPSTSSDFEIHVSDMLTHKARSYPTEPQVKTIRDLPMVCLQGADDDDDDRLCPRLNQPNVTTVTLPGGHHFEDDYPVLYQAITKHMTLTTP
- a CDS encoding diacylglycerol kinase; protein product: MAKPGATGITRIIHATRYSMKGLSSAWLHEAAFRQELLLIILLMPLAFLVGDGLTQILLLMVISWLVVIVEILNSAVEAVVDRIGSEHHELSGRAKDMGSAAVFIALALNVLVWGALTGRNLLGWW
- a CDS encoding MCR-3-related phosphoethanolamine--lipid A transferase, with the translated sequence MVKIRVVPFIFLLALIFAFLLNWPVLLHFYDILSNLEHFKIGFAISIPVLLVAALNFVFMPFSLRYLLKPFFAFLFVTGAIVSYTMLKYRVMFDQEMIQNIFETNQSEAYSYVSLPIVLWVALAGVLPAVLLFFVKIEYPKKWYLGLFQRALSMAASLAVVGIIAAFYYQDYVSVGRNNQTLNREIVPANFVYSTTKYLYKRYVAEPIPFTTLGDDAKRVVKEDKPTLMFLVVGETARGKNFSMNGYEKETNPFTSQAGGVISFKDVRSCGTATAVSVPCMFSNMGRKEFDDNRARNSEGLLDVLQRSGVSIFWKENDGGCKGVCDRVPNIEIKPKDHPQFCDKNTCYDEVVLQNLDDEVAQMKGDKLVGFHLIGSHGPTYYKRYPDNHRQFVPDCPRSDIENCSDEELVNTYDNTIRYTDYVIAELITKLKKYEDKYNTALIYLSDHGESLGAMGLYLHGTPYKFAPDDQTRVPMQVWMSPGFAKEKGMDLDCLQQKAADNRYSHDNLFSSVLGIWDVSTAVYDKRLDIFSQCRTVQ
- a CDS encoding membrane protein yields the protein MHNSVAHSVSKVPEITLAFWFTKILATTLGETGGDAVSMSMDLGYLVSTGIFAVIFFIAVGAQISAKRYNPALYWTTIIATTTVGTTLADFADRSLGMGYAGGSTLLFLLLMGSFLVWYKFQGSIATSDISSSRTEMFYWITIMFSQTLGTALGDWVADDGGFGYTGSMVLFGGILLAIVATYLLTRVSRTLLFWAAFIITRPLGAVVGDFLDKPLGKGGLELNRYSASAALLAAIALLVYLSTLKKRTVIQQELAPE
- a CDS encoding YbjN domain-containing protein, coding for MRWLQQARIEHYVCDQCHGIHIVSLQSVDGIQESRIFVEEEGLLFSSELEVRPSALLPLVAELGRFNMQYPSLKVFLDIIDDNLPRLVIGHTVFTKAGLSVEQFLLFVQSTIAATHEVVSECERLGFLNLPEMQVAPESVH
- a CDS encoding flavohemoglobin expression-modulating QEGLA motif protein, with protein sequence MTIQEKYRLHLKSLSDELLALQKPIRILDAIKWPRQTQERFLADGGRTLPAIDHRFYESLPLGFEPRNKYLELKALRDRIRRKLAPQDDLGLILQETVDQYMVVIEMLRQRGQSDFQRYSQLLYGSASDHLRGDRKTLKELGARLCDIFSLPGARHLVRPYPKEFEGEAAVAKLQGKLSSYFSDGTVQVKLSDGIVSDAAAGGDYIKLNSHARFSELDLQVLEVHEGWVHVGTTLNGRQQPYATWLSAGSPRITACQEGLAVLIETLTFSSFPDRAKRISDRVMAIDMAERGADFIEVFQHFVRQGTSEHDAYKITQRVFRGGMVEGGACFTKDLSYVRGYVETVNFIRSAVLEGVPEILPMLFVGKVTLDDIPVIYQHYLEGLIATPRYLPPMFRDLTGLYVWFGFASGMSLVDIGRVQQHFRQLFHRLPVADPIIAPVDIEID
- a CDS encoding thymidine kinase, with protein sequence MASLHYKFATMNSGKSTQLIQAHFNYLERGMHPLAMTPAIDDRFGVGVISARVGLELRVEVFSDTCDLFEMVKERHANKHIDVFIVDEAQFLTKEQVYQLARIVDEQDIPVIAYGLKTDFRGELFPGSYHLLCLADKFEELKSICWCGNKAHMNSRVNEAGQVMRDGEQVEIGGNDRYVSLCRKHYLEGRAFK
- a CDS encoding H-NS family nucleoid-associated regulatory protein, which gives rise to MNEFLKVLLNIRSLRATCRELSLEQLEEALEKLSAIVAERQQDEAAERQAREEHLRKINEYTEMLKAAGIDPAELVSAVAATPAKAEKAKRAPRPAKYRYDDNGVEKTWIGQGRMPSAIAKAVEAGKSLEDFAI
- a CDS encoding cob(I)yrinic acid a,c-diamide adenosyltransferase, with protein sequence MRIYTRQGDKGMTRLADGTRLAKDHLRVETYGYIDELNSHIGLLICEIPQQEAGLLADLQLLQQELFDLGGELAFSSAAQNESIWQVNESWIVRLEQQIDSYSEHLPPLRQFILPGGSRAAAQAHVVRTLVRHCERLLLTLSREECVNPDALAYLNRMSDWFFTIARYLICRSEGQEVFWVKATDRR
- a CDS encoding DUF3820 family protein, giving the protein MEWLSDEQVLLTLSHKMPYGKYQGRRIIDIPEPYLVWMARSGFPAGKLGQTLALAYEIKLNGLESMIIPIINRMSE
- the queE gene encoding 7-carboxy-7-deazaguanine synthase QueE; this encodes MHYPINEIFQTIQGEGVFTGLPAIFVRLQGCPVGCPWCDTRHTWVVDPAREVGREHVLDRSNESDCWSQLTTEQILASFVELGYQARHVVITGGEPCLYDLTELSSALLAAGYQVQIETSGTSEIKTHEQTWVTVSPKIGMKGGLPVLVSALERANEIKHPVATEHHIEELDALLVTANLRPDVVIALQPISQKPRATQLAMATCIARNWRLSIQTHKYLDID